From the genome of Sulfurovum sp. NBC37-1, one region includes:
- a CDS encoding acetate/propionate family kinase, protein MKVLVLNAGSSSLKCQYFIDEESIASVTIERIGEKESYTLLTYANEKREHTSTVKNHHDAIDTLFSLLKESHIITDVTELNAVGHRIVHGGPHFSRPTLINTEVIEQIRSLIPLAPLHNPSNLEGIEVIAKVYPALKQVAVFDTAFHQTMPEYAARYPLPYDLYEEAHVRRYGFHGTSHAYVAKEAAKILQQPLETLNLITLHLGNGASATAIKKGRSIDTSMGMTPLEGLMMGSRSGDIDPAIIPYLVRTQKIDVETIDSMLNKESGLKGVCGNNDMREIIDKMDEGDEKSRLALEMYVYRIKKYIGAYSATLGHVDALVFTGGIGEHAALVREMVCEGMEYTFGIILEKKKNDSAKQEASAIHSRESRTDILVIPTDEELEIVRQTEVIVSRLS, encoded by the coding sequence ATGAAGGTCCTGGTACTCAACGCAGGCAGCTCATCGCTCAAATGCCAGTATTTCATCGACGAAGAGAGTATCGCTTCTGTCACCATTGAACGTATCGGAGAGAAAGAGAGCTATACACTCCTTACATATGCCAATGAAAAAAGAGAACATACCTCAACTGTCAAGAACCATCATGATGCCATAGATACACTCTTCTCCCTTTTAAAGGAATCTCACATCATTACAGATGTCACTGAACTGAATGCAGTGGGCCATCGCATAGTACACGGAGGACCACATTTTTCCAGACCGACACTGATCAATACAGAGGTCATAGAACAGATACGCTCGCTCATACCTCTGGCACCACTTCACAACCCTTCCAATCTTGAAGGTATAGAGGTCATTGCAAAAGTCTATCCGGCGCTCAAACAGGTCGCCGTATTCGATACAGCCTTTCATCAGACCATGCCCGAATATGCAGCGCGCTATCCTCTGCCCTACGATCTTTATGAAGAGGCTCATGTGCGTCGTTACGGCTTTCACGGTACCTCTCATGCTTATGTTGCCAAGGAAGCGGCCAAGATACTTCAACAGCCTTTGGAAACACTCAATCTCATCACCCTGCATCTGGGTAACGGGGCCAGTGCGACTGCTATTAAAAAAGGCAGAAGCATTGACACGTCTATGGGCATGACACCTCTTGAAGGCCTGATGATGGGGTCACGTTCAGGTGACATCGACCCTGCGATCATCCCCTATCTTGTACGTACACAAAAAATAGATGTGGAAACCATAGACAGCATGCTTAACAAAGAGAGCGGCCTCAAGGGTGTCTGCGGGAACAATGACATGCGGGAGATCATTGACAAGATGGACGAAGGTGATGAAAAGAGCCGGCTTGCTTTGGAAATGTACGTCTATCGCATCAAGAAATATATTGGTGCCTACAGTGCAACACTAGGACATGTGGATGCACTGGTCTTTACCGGAGGCATAGGAGAACATGCCGCTTTGGTACGGGAAATGGTATGTGAAGGGATGGAGTATACTTTTGGGATCATATTAGAGAAAAAGAAAAATGATTCGGCAAAGCAAGAGGCTTCTGCCATCCATAGCAGGGAGAGCAGAACAGATATTCTTGTTATCCCCACCGATGAAGAGCTGGAAATAGTTCGGCAGACCGAAGTAATCGTCAGCCGACTCTCTTAG
- the bamA gene encoding outer membrane protein assembly factor BamA, whose protein sequence is MMTRKIALSWMLLGSLLLAQKVTQIKFEGLAHLSPTVAKEVAGVHIGDTIDSDMLDESVKNFFDQGYFEDVWVEQKGGTLIYHFNEKRAIAKVIVNGYGDDGKKLLESAGIKKGDLYDEMRIERAKKTMQAALEAKGNYDSVVEVTTKPVGKNAVAVTFDVNKGEKIKIKKLNFIGAKALDKGDLEDSLVNQEEDALGFIPFFFHNGEVKVDQLEYDSYRVKETYMKHGYIDAQVSKPLMRVDYSSYSADVDYKINEGKQYKVGKVSVSQSIPGLSTEELASDLDLHSGRIFNITKMRKDMKMLENKAGDLGYAYAKVTPNMHKDPEKGIVDIQYIITPGQKVTIGDVLISGNDETKDRVIRRYIYLAPGDFYNATDLKESKNALQRTGFFEKVDIQSQRVSEDKVNLLVKVKETQTGTISAGGGYGSYEGFMLNASISDRNLFGSGINSTLGFEWSKVSQNYNLSFVNPRVWDSLYSLGVSFYKRKYDYNYEQTDGYTIDQLGGSLNVGREFWRHFYASVGLGYVDNQSEYSDEYLQNTNSISNQFYNDQYSKTSGFASLRFDNTDDYLLPREGFIASVNGEYSDMNGDLTPENIARGYTSFDSFTKVRARFGAFYGLEDLIDYDLILRFKARYTKIFSQNDEYIPIAERLFMGGIGSVRGYNPYSLSPDVIGKGGVPGYPGSRIGGTERESISLEANIPLSDAAKMRLSAFYDIGRISTDAVRTVGGGYVDFNNPDQSYYGDSLVRSSTGAVIEWQSPFGAINLIFSYAIDPDEYDDTATFEFSMGNQF, encoded by the coding sequence ATGATGACAAGGAAAATTGCTCTTTCGTGGATGCTGCTGGGCTCACTGCTTCTCGCACAGAAAGTCACTCAGATAAAATTTGAAGGTTTGGCACACCTTTCTCCCACCGTGGCCAAAGAGGTGGCCGGTGTCCATATAGGGGATACTATCGACAGTGATATGCTTGATGAATCGGTAAAGAATTTTTTCGATCAGGGCTATTTTGAGGATGTATGGGTTGAGCAGAAAGGCGGTACGCTTATCTACCATTTCAATGAGAAGAGAGCTATTGCCAAAGTGATTGTGAACGGTTATGGTGACGACGGTAAGAAGCTGCTTGAAAGTGCCGGTATCAAAAAAGGCGATCTTTATGACGAAATGCGTATAGAGAGAGCCAAGAAGACGATGCAGGCAGCACTTGAAGCCAAAGGAAATTATGACTCAGTTGTGGAAGTGACTACCAAACCGGTGGGCAAAAACGCTGTAGCTGTGACCTTCGATGTCAACAAGGGTGAGAAGATCAAGATCAAGAAGCTCAACTTCATCGGAGCGAAAGCGCTGGACAAAGGCGATCTGGAAGATTCACTGGTGAACCAGGAAGAGGATGCACTCGGATTCATTCCGTTCTTCTTCCATAACGGTGAAGTGAAGGTCGACCAACTGGAGTACGACAGCTACAGGGTCAAAGAGACTTACATGAAGCATGGTTATATCGATGCGCAGGTCAGTAAACCGCTGATGCGTGTGGATTACAGCTCCTATTCTGCGGATGTTGATTACAAGATCAATGAGGGAAAACAGTACAAGGTCGGCAAAGTAAGTGTTTCACAGAGTATCCCGGGGCTTAGTACGGAGGAACTCGCATCCGATCTCGACTTGCATTCGGGAAGGATCTTCAACATCACCAAAATGCGTAAAGACATGAAAATGCTGGAGAACAAAGCGGGTGATCTTGGGTATGCCTATGCCAAAGTGACACCGAACATGCACAAAGATCCTGAAAAAGGTATTGTGGATATTCAGTATATCATCACTCCGGGACAGAAAGTGACCATTGGAGATGTTCTGATTTCAGGAAATGATGAGACAAAAGACAGGGTCATTAGACGCTACATCTATCTTGCTCCGGGCGACTTCTACAATGCGACAGACCTCAAAGAGAGTAAGAATGCACTTCAAAGAACCGGTTTTTTCGAAAAAGTGGATATTCAGAGCCAAAGGGTTTCTGAAGACAAGGTCAACCTGCTTGTCAAAGTGAAAGAGACGCAGACTGGTACCATCTCAGCAGGCGGTGGTTACGGCTCCTACGAAGGGTTCATGCTGAATGCTTCCATTTCCGACAGGAACCTTTTCGGATCGGGTATCAACTCTACGCTTGGGTTCGAGTGGTCGAAGGTATCGCAGAACTACAACCTCTCATTCGTCAACCCGAGAGTCTGGGATAGCCTGTATAGTCTGGGAGTGAGCTTCTACAAAAGAAAGTATGATTACAACTACGAGCAAACGGATGGTTATACGATCGATCAGCTGGGTGGTTCACTCAATGTGGGGCGTGAGTTCTGGAGGCATTTCTACGCTTCTGTAGGGCTTGGGTATGTGGATAACCAATCTGAGTATAGTGATGAGTACCTGCAGAACACGAATTCAATTTCCAACCAATTCTATAATGACCAGTACAGTAAAACTTCCGGTTTTGCTTCTCTGAGATTCGACAATACAGATGATTATCTTCTGCCGAGAGAAGGTTTCATTGCATCTGTTAACGGTGAGTATTCCGATATGAATGGCGATTTGACGCCGGAAAATATAGCGAGAGGATATACATCGTTTGACAGCTTCACAAAAGTTCGTGCCCGTTTCGGCGCCTTTTACGGGCTGGAAGACCTGATCGACTATGATCTCATTTTACGATTCAAAGCACGATATACCAAGATATTCTCACAAAATGACGAGTATATTCCTATTGCTGAGAGACTTTTCATGGGGGGTATAGGGTCAGTAAGAGGGTACAACCCCTACTCACTCTCTCCTGATGTCATCGGTAAAGGTGGTGTACCCGGTTATCCTGGTAGTAGGATTGGTGGTACGGAACGAGAATCTATCTCTTTAGAAGCAAACATTCCTCTCTCGGATGCGGCAAAAATGCGTCTGTCCGCTTTCTACGATATCGGTAGGATCAGCACCGATGCGGTACGTACAGTTGGTGGAGGATATGTGGATTTCAATAATCCGGACCAGTCATACTATGGCGATTCACTTGTAAGATCCTCAACGGGTGCCGTGATAGAGTGGCAATCGCCTTTCGGTGCGATCAACCTGATCTTCTCCTACGCAATTGACCCTGATGAATATGATGACACGGCAACCTTCGAATTCTCCATGGGTAACCAGTTCTAA
- a CDS encoding prephenate dehydrogenase — translation MATKIGIIGLGLMGGSLSLALKKTSGNYHFTGLDHNEKHSSQALSLGLVDEIVYTLDEIKRCDVIILTIPVDGIISVARQLGELDENCTVIDLGSTKAKISESIPENIRKNFVTAHPMTGTEKFGPTAALDDLYEDKVVVLCDMEKSGAHQQSVAKNLFSDIGMKLVYMGAREHDRHAAFISHMPHALSYALANSVMEQEDPESIVALAGGGFKDMSRIAKSSPKMWEDIFRQNKTNLIEAVEAFETELKQCRNMVENEEWEILNRWMSKANTLHDIL, via the coding sequence ATGGCAACAAAGATCGGCATCATCGGGCTTGGACTGATGGGAGGTTCACTCTCCCTCGCACTGAAAAAAACGTCAGGAAACTACCATTTTACAGGGCTTGACCATAATGAAAAACACTCTAGTCAGGCACTTTCTTTAGGGCTTGTCGATGAGATAGTATATACCCTCGACGAGATAAAAAGGTGCGATGTCATCATTCTGACCATTCCTGTCGACGGCATCATTTCTGTCGCCAGACAACTGGGAGAACTGGATGAAAACTGTACAGTTATAGACCTGGGAAGCACCAAAGCGAAGATCTCTGAAAGCATTCCAGAGAATATCAGAAAGAACTTCGTGACCGCCCACCCCATGACCGGTACGGAGAAATTCGGGCCGACCGCTGCGCTTGATGATCTCTATGAAGACAAGGTCGTAGTGCTTTGCGATATGGAAAAGAGTGGTGCACATCAGCAAAGTGTCGCCAAAAATCTTTTCTCCGATATTGGAATGAAACTCGTCTATATGGGTGCCAGAGAGCATGACAGACATGCGGCCTTCATCTCACATATGCCGCATGCCCTCTCCTATGCCTTGGCTAACTCCGTGATGGAACAGGAGGACCCGGAAAGCATCGTTGCTCTTGCCGGCGGGGGATTCAAGGACATGAGCCGTATCGCCAAATCTTCTCCGAAGATGTGGGAAGACATCTTCAGACAAAACAAAACGAACCTCATCGAAGCGGTCGAAGCCTTCGAGACAGAGCTCAAACAATGCAGAAACATGGTAGAGAATGAAGAGTGGGAAATCCTCAACCGATGGATGTCCAAAGCCAATACACTGCATGATATCCTATAG
- a CDS encoding TIGR00341 family protein — MELSQIGYIYGNIEEEFLDTCRKVLKDERVTYIPLARMHAIEEGKYFHLMVSGQLDEVKEAITYAESAGMSIGIVPLPTQKNLMRTFALPSKLEEGIAVAKEKAEKKIDLLFCNDELVLQEVVIGDAPPLDIYDTVLNQQSFFSRIQLFFHTLRKVKRLHHTRVTLIDENEQETKVSAVGLVGVEYQNSTFASKLIVSQINAADGKLSLLILAPVSILQYMGYLFRSLLSQWKSDQLPRSVGYMRSSKLEIKTERPLEVLIDSSVPFETPVVLRSTKEDLQLSVGESFWEKQNKDVTGKNSVKIDHLPRDEESATYLAKAIPLFSHASQEQYASLFSSLREEGRLSSTFMVLLILATMIATFGLFINSSSVVIGAMLLAPLMQPIVSMSMGVLRQDSTLELSSVKTIVIGVLSVLLTAALIAWFIPIEKLTTEMSGRLFPTTLDLFIAIASGMAAAYAKSNEKISGSLAGVAIAVALVPPLAVAGVGLGWAQWHMFSSAFLLFLTNLVGIVLAAALTFVVLGYSPLRVAKKGILIWFMIVALVSIPLYSSFEQMKENIAIQKTLANIHFKLNKQEVVLTHIQLIEHSKVLEVRCEVIASGFLSPEEKKLLKEVIEKTIGRKVEVIVTFRYRL, encoded by the coding sequence ATGGAGCTCTCGCAGATTGGTTATATCTACGGAAATATAGAAGAGGAATTTCTGGATACCTGCCGTAAAGTACTCAAAGATGAGAGGGTTACCTATATTCCTCTTGCCAGGATGCATGCCATAGAAGAGGGTAAATATTTCCATCTTATGGTCTCGGGGCAGCTCGATGAAGTAAAAGAAGCCATTACTTATGCCGAGTCGGCAGGGATGAGTATCGGTATCGTACCGCTGCCGACACAGAAGAACCTTATGCGCACTTTTGCACTTCCCTCCAAACTTGAAGAGGGTATCGCTGTGGCAAAAGAGAAGGCAGAAAAAAAAATAGACCTGCTTTTCTGTAATGATGAACTGGTATTACAGGAAGTGGTCATCGGTGATGCTCCGCCACTGGATATCTATGATACCGTACTGAATCAGCAAAGTTTTTTCAGCAGAATACAGCTTTTCTTCCATACGCTGCGAAAAGTAAAACGTTTACATCATACCCGGGTTACACTGATTGACGAGAACGAACAGGAGACCAAAGTGTCTGCGGTAGGTTTGGTAGGGGTGGAGTATCAAAACAGTACCTTTGCTTCGAAGCTTATTGTTTCACAGATCAATGCAGCGGATGGTAAGCTTTCTTTGCTGATTTTGGCACCGGTTTCTATTCTTCAGTATATGGGCTATCTTTTCAGGTCGCTGTTGTCACAGTGGAAATCTGACCAGCTGCCGAGATCAGTGGGCTATATGCGCAGCAGTAAACTGGAGATCAAAACCGAAAGACCGCTTGAAGTACTGATTGATTCCTCTGTACCTTTTGAAACACCGGTGGTGCTGCGTAGTACCAAAGAAGATCTTCAGTTGAGTGTAGGGGAATCATTCTGGGAAAAACAGAATAAGGATGTGACGGGGAAAAACAGTGTCAAGATAGACCACCTTCCCCGTGATGAAGAAAGTGCAACTTATCTGGCAAAAGCCATTCCTCTGTTCAGTCATGCCAGCCAGGAGCAGTATGCTTCGCTGTTTTCAAGTCTGAGGGAAGAAGGGCGGTTGAGCAGTACATTCATGGTGCTGCTGATCCTGGCAACGATGATCGCAACATTCGGTCTTTTTATCAATTCAAGTTCTGTGGTCATCGGGGCAATGCTTCTGGCTCCCCTGATGCAGCCTATCGTCAGTATGAGTATGGGTGTACTGAGGCAGGACAGTACCTTGGAACTCTCTTCTGTGAAGACGATCGTTATCGGGGTGCTTTCGGTGCTGCTGACCGCGGCGCTGATCGCCTGGTTCATTCCCATTGAGAAGTTGACCACCGAAATGTCAGGACGGCTCTTTCCTACGACCCTCGACCTTTTTATCGCCATAGCATCGGGGATGGCTGCTGCCTATGCCAAAAGTAATGAAAAGATCTCCGGTTCACTTGCAGGTGTGGCAATCGCGGTAGCATTGGTGCCTCCCCTTGCTGTGGCAGGTGTCGGTTTGGGCTGGGCTCAGTGGCATATGTTCAGCTCGGCTTTTCTGCTTTTTCTGACAAACCTGGTAGGCATCGTTCTGGCAGCGGCACTGACCTTTGTCGTGCTGGGTTACTCTCCCCTCCGTGTAGCAAAGAAAGGGATCTTGATCTGGTTTATGATCGTAGCACTTGTGTCTATCCCTCTTTACAGTTCTTTTGAACAGATGAAAGAGAATATTGCGATACAGAAGACCCTTGCCAATATCCACTTCAAGCTGAACAAACAGGAAGTAGTTTTAACCCACATTCAGCTCATAGAACACAGCAAAGTACTTGAAGTACGCTGTGAAGTGATCGCCAGTGGTTTCCTCTCTCCAGAAGAGAAGAAACTGCTCAAGGAGGTCATAGAGAAAACCATCGGCAGAAAAGTGGAAGTGATCGTGACGTTCAGATATCGTTTGTAG
- a CDS encoding BatD family protein yields MQNFNNMSIRKLLIFFVALFTVANAAGVEASLSDTEVVQGNMVQLKIKATGDRVEFPDIQEIDGTKVLGRSQSQNNSITYINGKLTNEHSTSLILTFAPQHDVTVPSYGVTINGKVYRTDPLKVKVVKAAAPGVGSNVKYSLQMRANKKEVIVGEPLVITVYFSLKTGVRLTDNPQYTKPEFKGFFVKEVNDPRAYIKGDQQIQELRYILTPQKEGTYTVGPATAVISEMDRSRRDMFGRFFGGKQKSIASNTLTITVKPKPEDTDLVGEFKLESHLDHAKTKANKPANLTVRIEGNGSLEDFDLSDYEIDGVTVYSDDPKVESKLSGNALKSTFEKSFAFISDHDFTIPARTISVYDPKDGNVSKLEIPSYEVKVAAGQKTAVAAPSGNQTVGKVQTNLKQPGSTSGKVIEKKVEVERVAWWMLLLAVIAGAVLMYLLQQLPKFKGRHASPFKESEALKILYAHINDDKEAEEMVRKLYAKKNGDKSVIIDKKELKALVEKYRVH; encoded by the coding sequence ATGCAAAACTTTAATAATATGAGCATTCGTAAGTTACTAATATTCTTTGTGGCGCTGTTCACCGTAGCCAATGCTGCCGGTGTTGAAGCAAGCCTCTCCGATACGGAAGTCGTACAGGGGAATATGGTGCAGTTAAAGATAAAAGCAACAGGAGACAGGGTAGAATTTCCCGATATTCAGGAGATCGATGGTACAAAAGTGCTGGGACGTTCGCAGTCGCAGAACAATTCCATCACCTATATCAACGGAAAACTGACAAATGAACATTCGACGAGTCTCATTCTGACCTTTGCGCCTCAGCATGATGTCACGGTTCCGTCGTACGGCGTGACCATTAACGGAAAGGTTTACAGGACCGATCCCCTCAAGGTCAAAGTGGTCAAAGCAGCTGCGCCCGGTGTGGGCAGTAATGTGAAATATTCCCTTCAGATGCGTGCGAACAAGAAAGAGGTGATCGTTGGGGAACCTCTGGTCATAACGGTCTATTTTAGTCTTAAAACGGGTGTCAGGCTTACGGACAATCCACAGTACACCAAACCGGAGTTCAAAGGTTTCTTTGTCAAGGAAGTCAATGATCCAAGAGCCTATATCAAAGGTGATCAGCAGATCCAGGAGCTCAGATATATCCTGACACCGCAAAAAGAGGGTACCTATACCGTCGGGCCGGCAACTGCCGTCATTTCCGAAATGGACAGAAGCAGAAGGGATATGTTCGGAAGATTCTTTGGTGGGAAGCAGAAATCGATCGCTTCGAATACTTTGACGATCACGGTGAAACCAAAACCGGAAGATACGGATCTGGTCGGAGAATTCAAACTGGAAAGCCATCTGGACCATGCAAAGACCAAGGCGAACAAGCCTGCCAATCTTACTGTGCGCATAGAAGGTAACGGGTCCCTTGAAGATTTTGACCTAAGTGACTACGAGATAGACGGAGTGACCGTGTACAGTGATGATCCGAAGGTGGAAAGCAAGCTTTCCGGAAATGCTCTCAAAAGTACTTTTGAGAAAAGTTTTGCCTTTATTTCTGATCATGATTTTACGATTCCTGCCAGAACCATTTCTGTGTACGATCCAAAGGACGGTAATGTCAGCAAACTTGAGATCCCTTCTTATGAGGTGAAAGTGGCTGCCGGACAGAAAACGGCTGTGGCGGCACCGTCCGGGAACCAAACAGTCGGTAAAGTACAGACCAATTTGAAGCAACCCGGCAGTACTTCTGGGAAAGTCATAGAGAAAAAAGTGGAAGTGGAGCGTGTGGCATGGTGGATGCTCCTGCTTGCCGTCATTGCCGGTGCCGTTCTCATGTACCTGTTGCAGCAGCTGCCGAAATTCAAAGGCAGGCATGCCAGTCCGTTCAAAGAATCGGAAGCCCTGAAGATACTTTATGCGCATATCAATGATGACAAAGAGGCTGAAGAGATGGTACGCAAACTCTATGCAAAGAAAAACGGTGATAAAAGTGTTATAATTGATAAAAAAGAATTGAAAGCATTGGTGGAAAAGTACAGAGTCCATTGA
- a CDS encoding protein BatD, which yields MTKSQKGAMVPIHGDQGIQKLLLLILALCTFANANEVEVFSYVPEAKALVSDTEIVAGHMVRLKIRANGDKVVFPKIDEIDGVKVLEEREIVVNRPHYINGVLKKERTIRIYTFAPHHDVTIPSYNVEIDGRTYRTKPIKIKVMPVNAQNTEDSNKFFLHLETDKKSAMIGEPIVVTVSLSLKIGTRLSKNPIYTRPAFEGFFSEDLGEEKVYIKRDRQITEVKYLLTPHTAGSFSVGPARAKIGVSDRRKLDMFGRAVRTYWVPIASNSVKIDVAKKSQESDLVGRFTIESSLDPNNVKANEPVTLTVKIAGNGALEGFEFPDFEMDGVTVYSDDAEVRTTLDGNQVKSDYAKSFTFISDHDFTIPARRISVYDTKSKTVKYLETPSYDVHVEGSRAIAAQKSQSLTAGTGKVHSDLKQPQKSMLDTEEGKNLSEVQLPPWWMIASAFVLGLLAMYLFQYFLSTKRKRRRAAVKESEALQILYPHTNRSKAVEDMVRTLYAKENGDKTIVIDKTALKMLIEKYENNLEKRSK from the coding sequence ATGACAAAAAGTCAAAAAGGAGCGATGGTGCCAATCCATGGTGATCAGGGTATCCAGAAACTACTGTTATTGATCCTGGCACTATGCACATTTGCAAATGCCAATGAAGTTGAAGTGTTTTCATATGTTCCCGAAGCAAAAGCACTCGTTTCAGATACGGAGATCGTTGCGGGGCATATGGTACGGCTCAAGATCAGGGCAAACGGAGATAAAGTGGTATTTCCGAAAATTGATGAGATAGACGGGGTAAAAGTGTTGGAAGAGCGTGAGATTGTTGTCAACAGGCCTCATTACATAAACGGTGTACTGAAAAAGGAACGTACCATACGGATCTACACGTTTGCGCCTCATCATGATGTGACCATCCCCTCCTATAATGTTGAGATAGACGGAAGAACGTATAGAACAAAACCTATCAAAATAAAAGTAATGCCTGTAAACGCACAAAATACGGAAGACAGTAACAAGTTTTTCCTCCATCTCGAGACAGACAAGAAATCTGCAATGATAGGCGAACCGATTGTGGTTACGGTATCCCTTTCATTGAAAATAGGGACAAGGCTCTCCAAGAACCCCATATATACCAGACCGGCATTTGAGGGGTTTTTTTCTGAAGATCTCGGTGAGGAAAAGGTCTACATAAAAAGAGACCGGCAGATCACGGAAGTGAAATACCTTTTAACCCCACATACTGCAGGCAGTTTTTCCGTAGGGCCGGCAAGAGCCAAGATAGGCGTGTCTGACAGAAGAAAACTGGATATGTTCGGAAGAGCTGTGCGTACCTATTGGGTACCGATCGCTTCCAACAGTGTCAAGATAGATGTTGCAAAAAAATCGCAGGAGAGTGATCTTGTGGGGCGATTTACCATAGAGAGCTCGCTTGATCCAAACAATGTAAAAGCCAACGAACCGGTAACCCTTACCGTAAAGATAGCAGGGAACGGGGCACTCGAAGGTTTTGAGTTTCCCGATTTTGAGATGGATGGGGTAACCGTTTACAGTGACGATGCAGAGGTCCGGACTACACTGGATGGAAATCAGGTTAAAAGCGATTATGCCAAAAGCTTTACCTTCATCTCCGACCATGATTTTACCATCCCGGCACGACGTATATCCGTGTATGATACGAAAAGTAAAACAGTGAAATATCTGGAGACGCCTTCCTATGATGTACATGTGGAGGGTTCACGGGCGATCGCCGCACAAAAGTCCCAAAGCCTGACAGCAGGTACAGGCAAGGTGCACAGCGATTTGAAACAGCCCCAAAAGTCGATGCTGGATACCGAAGAGGGCAAAAACCTTTCCGAAGTGCAGCTTCCGCCGTGGTGGATGATAGCCTCGGCTTTTGTTTTGGGTTTGCTGGCCATGTACCTGTTTCAGTATTTCCTTTCAACAAAACGGAAGAGAAGGAGAGCTGCAGTCAAAGAGAGCGAAGCGCTTCAAATACTTTATCCGCACACCAACAGATCCAAAGCGGTCGAAGATATGGTGCGTACATTGTATGCGAAGGAAAACGGTGATAAAACTATCGTCATCGATAAAACGGCATTGAAAATGCTGATAGAAAAATATGAAAATAATTTAGAAAAGAGAAGTAAATGA
- a CDS encoding tetratricopeptide repeat protein gives MKKLLLLILFTFLHAGLTDFKTIEAAKQAYDSKEYSKSAALLHSLDKAAPQKEYDIGNAYYKSKNYDAAIQSYKKAKGIDKAMRLHNIGNAYFQKKDLDNAIKSYEEALKIREDKDTRFNLELAKKMKKKEEEKKKKQQKKDQKKKKDNKKNKDNKKNKDQKKQNQKNKDQKKKDQKKKDQKNKKNDQKKDQKKQGDQKKKDKKNQEKKDQKKKADQQKKNKEGQKKEKKKENDKKEGDKQKSGSQKEKKPQNKKGEQSSGAAKKQKKMSKEEKIKQQELKRLLKKMQQKGTPTMMYQMSNDKKSKRSDGANPW, from the coding sequence ATGAAAAAACTACTATTACTGATACTATTCACTTTTCTGCATGCCGGGTTGACTGACTTTAAAACGATTGAAGCGGCAAAACAGGCATATGACAGTAAAGAGTACAGCAAAAGTGCGGCACTTCTGCACTCTTTGGACAAAGCGGCGCCGCAGAAAGAGTATGATATCGGAAATGCCTACTACAAGTCCAAGAACTATGATGCAGCCATTCAGTCCTATAAAAAGGCAAAAGGGATAGACAAGGCGATGCGTTTGCACAATATAGGCAATGCCTATTTTCAGAAAAAAGATCTTGACAATGCGATCAAAAGTTATGAAGAGGCTTTGAAGATCCGGGAAGACAAAGATACACGTTTCAATCTGGAACTTGCCAAAAAGATGAAGAAAAAAGAAGAAGAGAAAAAGAAAAAGCAGCAGAAAAAAGACCAGAAGAAAAAGAAAGATAACAAGAAGAACAAAGACAATAAGAAAAATAAAGATCAGAAAAAGCAGAATCAGAAGAACAAAGACCAGAAGAAGAAAGATCAGAAGAAGAAAGATCAGAAGAACAAGAAGAACGATCAGAAAAAAGACCAGAAGAAACAGGGCGACCAGAAAAAGAAAGATAAAAAGAACCAGGAGAAAAAAGACCAGAAAAAGAAAGCCGATCAGCAGAAAAAGAACAAAGAGGGACAAAAGAAAGAGAAGAAAAAAGAGAATGATAAAAAAGAGGGCGACAAGCAGAAGTCGGGTTCCCAAAAAGAGAAAAAGCCCCAGAATAAAAAGGGTGAGCAGTCCTCAGGTGCAGCAAAAAAGCAAAAGAAAATGTCCAAAGAAGAGAAAATCAAGCAGCAGGAACTCAAAAGGTTACTGAAAAAAATGCAGCAAAAAGGGACGCCGACCATGATGTACCAGATGAGCAATGACAAAAAGTCAAAAAGGAGCGATGGTGCCAATCCATGGTGA